GCGGAGGTCGGCGCGTGCGCGGTCCATGGCGGGGTGGGCGCGCAGGAGGGCGAGGGCCTCGGCGTGGAGGGCCTCGTCGGAGAGGTCCTGGACGAGGAGTTCGCGGAGGCGGGCGTCGTCCGGGCCGGAGCCCATGCCCGACAGGACGTGGTGCATCGGGAGGGTGCGGACGCCCTCGCGCAGGTCGGTGCCGGGGGTCTTGCCCGATTCCTCGGTCTCGGAGGCGATGTCGAGGATGTCGTCGGACAGCTGGAACGCGACGCCGATCTTCTCGCACGCCGAGGTGATGGTGTGCACCACGTGGGCGGGGGCGCCGGACAGCAGGGCGCCGAAGTGGCCGGAGACCGCGATGAGGGAGGCGGTCTTGTCCGCGACGACCTGGAGGTAGTGCTTGAGGGGGTCGGCGTCCGGGCCGGGGCCGACGGTCTCCTGGATCTGGCCGCGGACGAGGCGGCCGAACGCGCGGGCCTGGACGCGGACGGCCTCGGGGCCGAGGTCCGCGAGCAGGTCGGACGCGCGGGCGAACAGGTAGTCGCCGGTGAGGATCGCGACGGTGTTGGTCCAGCGGGTGTTGGCGGACTCCTGGCCGCGGCGCACGGTCGCCTCGTCCATGACGTCGTCGTGGTAGAGGGTGCCGAGGTGGGTCAGCTCGACGACGACCGCGGCGGGCACGACGCCCGGCGCGGTCGGGTCGCCGAAGTGGGAGGCGAGCAGTACGAGCATCGGCCGGAACCGCTTGCCGCCCGCTTCGACGAGGTGCTGCGACGCCTCGGTGAGCAGCGCGTCGTCGCCGCGGACGCACTCCATCAGCATTTCTTCGACGGCGGCCAGGCGGTGCCTGGCGTCGGCCGCGAGCTCGGCGTCGACGGGAAGCCCGAACGGGCCGGTCTCGACGACGGCCGGCCCGCCGGGCTTCTCAGCGAATGGGTGGCTCACCCGAGACTCCCTACCGGACGAACATCTGGGTCGTGGCTTGTCCCGCAAGGTCCAAGATGGGCTGTGGGAGTACGCCGAGTACCACAGTAGCCGTCACGCCGAGCGCGACCGCGACCGCGGTGGCCGGCCCGGCCACCACGACCGGCCCGTCCGGGTCCGGTTCGCTGAAGAACATCACGACGATCACGCGGACGTAGAAGAACGCCGCGACGGCGGAGGCGATGACGGCGACGACGACCAGCGGGGTCGCGCCCTCCTCGACGGCCGCCTTGAACACGGCGAACTTCCCGGTGAACCCGCTGGTGAGCGGGATGCCGGCGAACGCCAGCAGGAAGAAGGCGAACACTCCGGCGACGACCGGGGAGCGCTTGCCGAGACCCGCCCACCGGGACAGGTGCCCGGCCTCGCCGCCCGCGTCCCGCACCATCGTGACGACGGCGAACGCGCCGACCGACGCGAAGCCGTAGGCGAGCAGGTAGAACAGGGTGCTCGACAGGCCGTTCGGGGACGCGGCGATCACGCCGAGGAGCAGGAAGCCCGCGTGCGCGATCGAGGAGTAGGCCAGCATCCGCTTGATGTCGGTCTGGGTGATCGCGATGATCGACCCGACGACCATCGTGAGAATGGCCACGCCCCACATGAAGGGCCGCCAGTCCCACTCCAGCGTCTCGAACGTGACGTAGTACACGCGCACGAGCGCGCCGAACGCGGACACGACGACGCAGGACGCCATCATCGCGGTGATCGGCGTGGGGGCGCCCTGGTAGACGTCCGGCTTCCACATGTGGAACGGGACGCCGCCGAGCTTGAACAGCAGCCCCGCCGACACGAGCGCGACGCCCGCGAGGAGCAGGGTCTCGTTGCCCGCGTCCCGGGCGACCTGGTCGGCGATGGCCGACAGGCGCACCGACCCGGCGAACCCGTACAGCAGCGCGATGCCGTAGAGGAAGAACGCCGAGGAGAACGCGCCCAGCAGGAAGTACTTGACCGCGGCCTCCTGCGAGAGGAGGCGCCTGCGGCGGGCGAGCCCGCACAGCAGGTACAGCGGCAGCGACAGCACCTCCAGCGCCACGAACATCGTGAGCAGGTCGTTCGCCGCCGGGAACATGATCATGCCGCCGACGGAGAACAGCATCAGCGGGAACACCTCGGTCTGGACGGCGCCCGCCTCGGTGGTGCGCTGCTCCGCCTCGGTGCCCGGCAGCGCGGACGCCTGCGCGGCGAAGTGCCCCTCGACGGCGCCGCCGGGACGGCCCCGCTCGGCGATCAGCAGGAGGCTGACCAGCGCCAGCAGGAGGATGGTGCCCTGCAGGAACAGGGTCGGGCCGTCCACGCCGAGGGCGCCCTCGGCGGCGACGTTGTGCGGGTTGTCGCGCCAGCCGAGCCCGACCGTCCAGGCGAAGGCGCCGGCGAGAGCGAGGAACGCGAGCGGCACCTGCACGCGGTAGCGTGCGCGGCGGCCGACCAGGGCCTCGACGAGGACGCCGAGGATGGCGGCGCCGAAGACCAGCAGCATCGGGGCGATCTGCCCGTACTCGATGTGCGGCGCGGGGATGTCACCCCCTTGTGCGAGGACCGCGCTCACCTGACTGCTGGTGCTCATGGACGGGCTCCGTTCTCGGCGACGTTACCGGTGATGTCCGGCGCCGGGTCCTGCTTGTCGACCCGCGCCAGCGTCTCGTTCACCGACGGGTTGATCATGTGCAGCACCGGCTGCGGGAAGAAGCCCATCACCACGATGAGCGCGATGATGGGCGCGACGGCCCACTTCTCCCGGGCGTTCAGGTCCTTCACGCCCTCGATGGCCGGGGTCTTCGGTCCGCCCATCGTCCGCTGGTACATCCACAGGACGTAGATGGCGGCGAGGAGGACGCCGGACACCGAGAGGGCGCCCGCCCAGGTGTAGGCGCTGAACGTTCCGACGATGACGAGGAACTCGGACACGAACGTGGACAGTCCCGGCAGGGACAGCGCGGACAGGCCGGCGATCAGGAACATCCCGGCCAGCACGGGCGTCCGCTGCTGCATCCCGCCGAAGTCGGCGATCCGCGCGGACCGCCGCCGGACGATCATGAATCCGATGATGAGGAACAGGGCGCCGGTGGAGAAGCCGTGGTTGACCATGTACAGCGCCGACCCCGACTGCGCCTGGGAGGTCATCGCGAAGATGCCGAGCACGATGAACCCGAAGTGCGAGATCGAGGTGTAGGCGATGAGCCGCTTCAGGTCGACCTGGCCGATGGCGAGGATCGCGCCGTAGATGATGCTGACCACGGCGAGCGACAGCACCACCGGGGTCGCCCACTTGGACGCGCCGGGGAACAGCTCCAGGCAGAAGCGGAGCATCCCGTACGTGCCGACCTTGTCCAAGACGCCGACGATCAGCACCAGCGCGCCCGCGGGGGCCTGCTGCGCGGCGTCCGGCAGCCAGGTGTGCACCGGCACCATCGGCGCCTTGATCGCGAACGCGACGAAGAAGCCGAGGAACAGCCACTTCGCCGTGGTCGGGTCGATGTCGAGCCGCCGCAGCTCCTCGAACATGAAGGTCGCCTGCCCGAGCCCGCCCTCGGCGACCGGCTTGCTCGACAGCGGGTACAGCCAGATCACCGCGACGAGCATCAGCAGCCCGCCGAACAGCGAGTACAGCAGGAACTTGACCGCCGCGTACGAGCGCTGCGCCCCGCCGAAGTACCCGATGATGAAGTACACCGGGACGAGCATCGCCTCGAAGAAGACGTAGAACATGAACACGTCGGTCGCGGCGAACACGCCGATCATGGCCGCTTCGAGGCTCAGCAGCAGCGCGAAGTACGTCTTCACCGACCGCTTGGCGGGCACGTCGACCCCGCCGGACCGGTCGCCCTCGGTCCACGAGGCCAGCATGACCAGCGGGACGAGGATCACCGACAGCAGGATCAGCACCAGCGCGACGCCGTCGACGCCGACGGCCCAGTGGACCCCGAACTCCTTGATCCACCAGTACTTCTCGGTGAACTGGAACCGGGCGCCGTCCGGGTCGAAGCCCGCCGCCATGACGCCGGCGAGCACCGCGACGACGATGGACACGCCGAGCGCGAACTGCTTGACCAGCGTCTCCCGCTCGCGCGGGATGGCGACGAGCGCCAGCGCGCCCACCAGCGGCAGCGCGATGAGGACGCTCAGCCAGGGAAAGTCGCTCATGAAACGTTCACCACCAGGAGCGCGGCGACCACGAGCGCTGCGCCGAAGGTCATGGAGAGTGCGTAGGAACGGGCGTAGCCGGTGTGGATTCGGCGGAGCCTGCCGGACGTCCCGCCGATGCCCGCCGCCGTGCCGTTCACGGCGCCGTCGACGCCGCGCCCGTCGAACCAGACCGCGAGCCGCGTCAGCCACTGGCCGGGACGCATCAGCAGCGACTCGTTGAACGCGTCGCCGTAGAGGTCCTTACGGGCCGCGACCGTGACGAACGAGCCCTCCGGCGCCTCGAGCGGCACCTTGCGGGCGCCGTACTGCCGCCACGCGATGGCCACCCCGATCACCATCAGGGCCAGCGTGGCGAGGCCCGGCCCGGTGATGAAGGCGAACTCGTGCTCGTGCTCCGGCGCCCCGACGACGGGTTCCAGGAAGTGGGCGAACCCGCCGAGGATGAGGAAGCCGCCCGAGGCGACCGAGCCGACCGCCAGCAGGATCAGCGGCCAGGTCATGACCTTCGGCGACTCGTGCGGGTGGGCGTCGTCGGCCCAGCGCTTCTCGCCGAAGAACGTCATGAACATCACCCGCGACATGTAGTACGCGGTGATGCCCGCGCCGAGCAGCGCGCACAGGCCGAGGATCATCCCGGACGTGCCGCCCTTGTCGAACGCGGCCTCGATGATGGCGTCCTTGGTGAAGTAGCCCGACAGACCCGGGAACCCGATGATGGCGAGGTACCCGAGCCCGAACGTGGCGTAGGTGACGACCATCACCGAGCGGAGCGCGCCGTAGCGGCGCATGTTCACCTCGTCGTTCATGCCGTGCATGACCGAGCCGGCGCCGAGGAACAGGCCCGCCTTGAAGAAGCCGTGCGCGATGAGGTGCGCGATGGCGAAGACGTAGCCCGCCCTGCCGAGGCCGGCGGCGAGGTGCATGTAGCCGATCTGCGACATCGTCGACCCGGCGAGGGCCTTCTTGATGTCGTCCTTGGCGCACCCGATGATCGCACCGAACAGGAGCGTGGCCGCACCGACGATCGTCACCACCAGCTGCGCGGTGTCGGACATCTCGAAGATGGGCCCGGCGCGGACGATGAGGTACACGCCCGCGGTCACCATCGTCGCGGCGTGGATGAGCGCCGACACCGGGGTCGGGCCCTCCATCGCGTCCAGGAGCCAGGACTGCAGCGGCAGCTGCGCCGACTTGCCGCACGCGCCGATCAGGAGCAGCAGCCCGATCGCGGTGGCGGTGCCGGTGCTGAGCTGGGACGCCAGCGCGGCCTGCTCGGCGCCGGCGCCGAGGATCGGCCCGTAGTCGATGGTGCCGAACGTCGCGAAGATCAGCGCGATCGCGATGATCAGCCCCATGTCGCCGACGCGGTTGACGATGAACGCCTTCTTCGCCGCGGTCGCCGCGGTCGGCTTGTACTGCCAGAACCCGATCAGCAGGTACGAGGCGAGGCCGACGCCCTCCCAGCCGAGGAACAGGATCAGGAAGTTGTTCCCCAGCACCAGCAGCAGCATCGCCGCCACGAACAGGTTCAGGTAGGCGAAGAACCGGCGCCGGTCGGGGTCCTCGGCCATGTAGCCGACGGAGTAGATGTGGATGAGCGAGCCCACCCCGGTGATCAGCAGGACGAAGCTGATGGACAGCGGGTCCACCAGCAGGTCCATGCCGACGTTGAACGCGCCGACGTCGATGAAGTCCCACAGGTGCACGGTGCGGCGCCGCTCGCCGGCGTCGTATCCGAGCATCTGGGCGAACATCGCGACGCCGACCGCGAACGACGCCACCGACGTGGCCACGCCGAGCAGGTGTCCCCACCGGTCGGTGCGCCTGCCTCCGATCAGGAGGATCGCGGCGCCCGCGAGCGGGAGCGCGATGAGGAGCCAGGACGCGGCCTGGATGCCTTCCGCTTTCATCCCAGTCCTCTCAGTACTTCAGCAGGTTCACGTCGTCCACCGACGACGACCTGCGGGTCCGGAAGACGGTCATGATGATCGCCAGGCCGACCACGACCTCCGCGGCGGCCACCACCATCACGAAGAAGGCGATGATCTGACCGTCCAGGTTGCCGTGCATGCGGGAGAACGAGATGAACGCAAGGTTCGTCGCGTTCAGCATCAGCTCGATGCACATGAACACCACGAGCGCGTTGCGGCGCACGAGCACGCCGAGGGCGCCGATGGTGAACAGGATCGCCGAGAGCGCCAGGTAGTGCTCCGGACTCATGAGCCAGCCTCGCCTTCACCCTTGTTTCCGCCCGCGCCGCCGCCGGAGCCGCCCGCGCCGCCGGGCCCGCCCTCGACGGGGGACCCGGACCTGGTGACGCGCGACTCGGCGTCGGCGTCCTCGGCCTCGCCCGTGACGGCCCTGACGTCCCGGACGGTGCTCTCGACCGCCTCCTCCGGGGTCGCACCGTACAGGTCGGCGTGCCGCTCGGTCGTGTCGACCCTGGCGGCGATGATCGGGTTGACCGACAGCTCCGACGGGGTCCCGTCGGGCAGCAGCGCCGGCATGTCCACGGCGTTGTGCCGGGCGTAGGTGCCGGGGCCGGGCAGCGGGCCGGGGTGGTCGCCGGACAGGAACCGCCGCTTGGACAGGTCCTTCTGCGTCGGCTTCGGATGGGTCCGCTCCCGGTGCGCCAGCACCATCGCGCCCAGCGCCGCGGTGATCAGCAGGGCGCTGGTCGCCTCGAACGCGAACACGTACTTGGAGAACAGCAGCCGCGCCAGGCCGATGACGTTGCCCTCGGCGTTGGCCTGCTGCAGGCCCTCCGCGCCGCCGAGCGCCGCGTTCCCGATCCCGGCGCCGACCAGCGCGACGAACCCGATCGCGGCGACGGCCGCCCAGAAGCGCTGCCCGCGGATCGTCTCCACCAGCGAGTCGGTGGAGCTGACGCCGACGAGCATCACCACGAACAGGAACAGCATCAGCACCGCGCCGGTGTAGACGATCACCTGCACGAACGCCAGGAACGGGGCGTTCTGGATCGCGTACAGCGCGGCCAGCGACAGCATCACGGTGGCCAGCATCAGCGCCGAGTGGACCGCCTTCCGCATGAAGATCATGCCGAGGGCGGCGCTCACCGACACGACGGCGAGCAGCCAGAAGAAGAACGGCTCGCCGGCCTGCTTGTCGGCCACCTCCGCGGCGAGGATGGAGGCGTTCACTTGCCCTCACCCCGCTTGCGGGACTTCTCGCGCTCCTCCGCCTGGTCGACGCCGGCCCGGCCGCCGTCCTCGGAGGGCACGGTCGGCGCGGGCTCCTCGGGCTGGAGGCCGAGGCGGTAGTAGTCCTCCTCGGTGTCGCCGAGCCGCATCTCGTGCGGCGGCGCCTCCATGCCCTCGCGCAGCGGTGCGAGCAGCATGTCCTTGGTGTAGATGAGGCTCTCGCGGCTGTCGTCGGCGAGCTCGTACTCGTTGGTCATCGTCAGCGCCCGCGTCGGGCACGCCTCGATGCACAGCCCGCACAGGATGCAGCGCAGGTAGTTGATCTGGTAGATGCGGCCGTACCGCTCGCCGGGCGAGTACCGCTCCTCGGCGGTGTTGTCGGCGCCCTCGACGTAGATCGCGTCCGCGGGGCAGGCCCAGGCGCACAGCTCGCAGCCGATGCACTTCTCCAGGCCGTCCGGCCAGCGGTTGAGCTGGTGCCGCCCGTGGAAGCGGGGCGCGGTCGGCTTCTTCACCTCGGGGTACTGAACGGTCTCGCTCTTCATGAAAATCTGGTGGAACGAGACCCCGAACCCCTTCACCGGGTTCAGGAAATCAGTTAGTCCCACTGGTGACCTCCTCAGGAGGGGTTTGCGTCTTGGATGCGCCGGCCCGCACACCGTGGTAGTGGGGCGCGTCCATCGGCGGGACGGGGAAGCCGCCGGCGGCCGGGTCGGTCCGCCGCCCCTCGCCCGCCGCACGGGGCACGATCTCCTTCTCGTCCTCGCCGCCCCGGAACGTCTCCCAGAGCACCGTGGCCACCAGGACCACCGCCGCGACGACCGCGGCGACGATCACGATCTGCTGCATGTCGTAGCCCTCGTTGCGGAGCGCGCGGATGGCGGCGACCAGCAGGATCCAGCCGAGCGAGAAGGGCATCAGCACCTTCCACCCGAGCTTCATCAGCTGGTCGTAGCGCACCCGCGGGAGCGTGCCGCGCAGCCAGATGAAGAAGAAGATGAACAGGAACACCTTGGCCAGGAACCACAGGAGCGGCCACCAGCCGGAGTTGGCGCCCGCCCACACCGTGGAGATCGGCGCGGGAGCGCGCCAGCCGCCGAGGAACAGCGTGGTCGCCAGCGCCGACAGCGTCGCGAGGTTGATGTACTCCGCGAGGAAGAACATCGCGAACTTCAGCGACGAGTACTCGGTGTGGAAGCCGCCGACGATCTCGCCCTCGCCCTCGGGCAGGTCGAACGGGATGCGGCTCGACTCGCCCATCATCGTGATGACGTACACCACGAAGGACGGCAGCAGGAGCAGCACGAACCAGCGGTCCTGCTGCGCCGCGACGATCTCCGAGGTGGACATCGAGCCCGCGAACATGAACACGGCCACGAACGACAGGCCCATCGCGATCTCGTAGGAGATCACCTGCGCGGACGAGCGGAGCCCGCCGAGCAGCGAGTACGGCGACATCGACGACCAGCCGGCCAGCACGAACCCGTACACGCCGAGCGACGCCATCGCCAGCACCAGCAGCACCGCGACCGGAAGGTCGGTGACCTGCAGCGGCGTCTGGTGCCCGAAGATCGACACCGTCGGGCCCATCGGGATGATCGCGAACGAGATGAACGCCGGCACGGCGGCCATCACCGGCGCCAGGACGAACACGACCTTGTCGACCTGGCGGGGGACGATGTCCTCCTTGAGCGCCAGCTTGATGCCGTCCGCGAGGCCCTGCAGCAGCCCGAAGGGGCCCGCCCGGTTGGGGCCGACGCGCAGCTGCATCCGGCCGATGATGCGGCGCTCGATCCACATCGTCATCAGCACGGTCACGACCAGGAACGCGAAGATGGCGACGACCTTGCCGCCGATCAGCCACCACGGGTCCGAGCCGAAGTCCTCCAGCGTGGGGTCCGCGGCGACCGGCGTCAGGGGCGCCACGGCGAGCGCGCTCATTTGCTTCCTCCAGCGTTCTCGTCGGAGGCCGCCGCGGTCGCCGCCGTCGCGCCCGCGAGCACCCCGCCCGCGATCCGCACGACGTCGCCCGCCACCGCGCCCAGGTCCCGGTACAGCGAGCAGCCGGCCGAGTTGGTCGGCAGCCACACCACCCGGTCGGGCAGGTCGGCGGTCACCTCCAGGGGCAGCGTGACCTCGCCCCGGTCCGTCGACACCGTCACCGCCTCGCCGGCGCCGATCTCCGCGGCCGTCGCGGGCGACAGCCGCGCCACCGCGGCCTTGGCGGTCCCGGCCAGGAACGGCTCACCGTCCTGCAGGCGGCCGCGGTCCAGCAGCAGCCGCCACGTCGCCAGCAGCGCCTCGCCCCGCTCGGGGACCGGCGCCAGCGCCTGCGGCACGTCGGGCGCGTCGGGCCGCTCGCCGCGGTAGGCGCCGAGCTCGGTCAGCTCGCGGCGCGCCGCCTCCGGACCGGGCAGGCCCAAGTGGACGTCCATCTCGTCGGCGAGGGCGTCCAGCACGCCCAGGTCGCTCCTGCGGCCCGCCGACCTGAGCACGGTGTCGAACGGGCGGCCGCGGCCCTCCCAGTCGACGAACGTGCCGGACTTCTCCGCGACGGCCGCGACCGGGAACACGACGTCGGCGCGGTCGGTGACCGCGCTCGGCCGCTGCTCCAGGCTGACCACGAACGGGGTCCGCTCCAGCGCCCGGAGCATCGCCTCCGGGTCGGGCAGGTCGTAGGGGTCGACGCCGCCGACCAGCAGCGCGCCGCGCTCCCCGGCGGCCGCCGCCGCGATGATGCCGGCCGCGTCCTCGCCGGGCCGGTCGGGCAGCGACGCGACGCCCCACACGCGGGCGACCTCGGCCCGCGCCACCGGGTCGGTCACCGGGCGGCCGATCGGCAGCAGCGCCGGCAGCGCCCCCGCCTCGATCGCGCCGCGCTCCCCGGCCCGGCGCGGCACCCACGCCAGCCGGGCGCCGGTGGCCCGCGCCAGCCGCACCGCGGCGGTCAGCGCGCCGGGGCTGCCGGCGAGCCGCTCGCCCACCATGATCACGGCGCCGGGCGTCTCCAGCAGCTCCCGCACGCCGGCGTGCTCCGCGTCGCCGATCAGCGAGCCGAGCGTGTCCGCCTCCGCGCCGGGAGGCGTCGGCAGCAGCGTGCCGCCGACCTTCTGCAGCCCGCGCGTCGCGAACGGCGCGGCCGCGTACACCTTCAGCGCGTTCTTGCGGTACGCCTTGCGCAGCCGCAGGAACACGATCGGGGACTCCTCCTCCGGCTCGAAGCCGGCGAGGACGACCACGGGCGCCTTCTCCAGGTCGGCGTAGGACACCTCGATCGAGCGTCCCGCGACCGACGAGGCCAGGAACCGGGTCTCCTCCTCCGACAGCTCACGGGCCCGGAAGTCGACGTCGTTGGTGCCGAGCGCGATCCGCGCGAACTTGCTGTAGGCGTAGGCGTCCTCCAGGGTGACGCGGCCGCCGGTCAGCACGCCGGCGGAGCCGCGCGCCGCCGCGAGGCCCTCGGCCGCGATCGTGAGCGCCTCCGGCCACGACGCCGGCTCCAGCACCCCGTCCTCGTTGCGGACCAGCGGGTAGGTGAGCCGGTCGGGCTGCGCGGCGTAGGTGAACGCCCAGCGGCCCTTGTCGCAGTTCCACTCCTCGTTGACCTGCGGGTCGTCCCCGGCGAGCCGCCGGGTGACCTTGCCGCGCCGGTGGTCGGTCCGCATCGAGCAGCCCGACGCGCAGTGCTCGCACACGCTCGGCGTGGACACCAGGTCGAACGGGCGGGACCGGAACCGGTACGCGGTGCCGGTCAGCGCGCCCACCGGGCAGATCTGCACGGTGTTGCCGGAGAAGTAGGACTGGAACGGCTGGTCCTCGGCGACCCCGATCTCTTCCTTCGCGCCCCGGTGGAACAGCTGGATGAGCGGGTCACCGGCGATCTCGTCGGAGAACCGGGTGCAGCGCGTGCACTGGATGCAGCGTTCCCGGTCCAGCAGCACCTGGCTGGACAGCGCGATCGGCTTCGGCCAGGTCCGCTTGGTCTCCACGAACCGCGACTCGCCGCGGCCGTTGGACATCGCCTGGTTCTGCAGCGGGCACTCGCCGCCCTTGTCGCAGACCGGGCAGTCCAGCGGGTGGTTGATGAGCAGGAACTCCATCACGCCGTGCTGGGCCTTGTCGGCGACCGGCGAGGTGAGCTGGGTCTTCACGACCATGCCCGGCATCACGGGGGTGGTGCAGGAGGCCTGCGGCTTCGGCATCCCGCGGCCGTTGCCGGCGTCGGGGATCTCCACCAGGCACTGCCGGCACGCGCCGATCGGGTCGAGCAGCGGGT
The sequence above is drawn from the Actinomadura hallensis genome and encodes:
- a CDS encoding polyprenyl synthetase family protein translates to MSHPFAEKPGGPAVVETGPFGLPVDAELAADARHRLAAVEEMLMECVRGDDALLTEASQHLVEAGGKRFRPMLVLLASHFGDPTAPGVVPAAVVVELTHLGTLYHDDVMDEATVRRGQESANTRWTNTVAILTGDYLFARASDLLADLGPEAVRVQARAFGRLVRGQIQETVGPGPDADPLKHYLQVVADKTASLIAVSGHFGALLSGAPAHVVHTITSACEKIGVAFQLSDDILDIASETEESGKTPGTDLREGVRTLPMHHVLSGMGSGPDDARLRELLVQDLSDEALHAEALALLRAHPAMDRARADLRRWAEDARTELLTLPDIPARAAFTSLCDYVVTRTG
- the nuoN gene encoding NADH-quinone oxidoreductase subunit NuoN, whose product is MSTSSQVSAVLAQGGDIPAPHIEYGQIAPMLLVFGAAILGVLVEALVGRRARYRVQVPLAFLALAGAFAWTVGLGWRDNPHNVAAEGALGVDGPTLFLQGTILLLALVSLLLIAERGRPGGAVEGHFAAQASALPGTEAEQRTTEAGAVQTEVFPLMLFSVGGMIMFPAANDLLTMFVALEVLSLPLYLLCGLARRRRLLSQEAAVKYFLLGAFSSAFFLYGIALLYGFAGSVRLSAIADQVARDAGNETLLLAGVALVSAGLLFKLGGVPFHMWKPDVYQGAPTPITAMMASCVVVSAFGALVRVYYVTFETLEWDWRPFMWGVAILTMVVGSIIAITQTDIKRMLAYSSIAHAGFLLLGVIAASPNGLSSTLFYLLAYGFASVGAFAVVTMVRDAGGEAGHLSRWAGLGKRSPVVAGVFAFFLLAFAGIPLTSGFTGKFAVFKAAVEEGATPLVVVAVIASAVAAFFYVRVIVVMFFSEPDPDGPVVVAGPATAVAVALGVTATVVLGVLPQPILDLAGQATTQMFVR
- a CDS encoding NADH-quinone oxidoreductase subunit M gives rise to the protein MSDFPWLSVLIALPLVGALALVAIPRERETLVKQFALGVSIVVAVLAGVMAAGFDPDGARFQFTEKYWWIKEFGVHWAVGVDGVALVLILLSVILVPLVMLASWTEGDRSGGVDVPAKRSVKTYFALLLSLEAAMIGVFAATDVFMFYVFFEAMLVPVYFIIGYFGGAQRSYAAVKFLLYSLFGGLLMLVAVIWLYPLSSKPVAEGGLGQATFMFEELRRLDIDPTTAKWLFLGFFVAFAIKAPMVPVHTWLPDAAQQAPAGALVLIVGVLDKVGTYGMLRFCLELFPGASKWATPVVLSLAVVSIIYGAILAIGQVDLKRLIAYTSISHFGFIVLGIFAMTSQAQSGSALYMVNHGFSTGALFLIIGFMIVRRRSARIADFGGMQQRTPVLAGMFLIAGLSALSLPGLSTFVSEFLVIVGTFSAYTWAGALSVSGVLLAAIYVLWMYQRTMGGPKTPAIEGVKDLNAREKWAVAPIIALIVVMGFFPQPVLHMINPSVNETLARVDKQDPAPDITGNVAENGARP
- the nuoL gene encoding NADH-quinone oxidoreductase subunit L, whose amino-acid sequence is MKAEGIQAASWLLIALPLAGAAILLIGGRRTDRWGHLLGVATSVASFAVGVAMFAQMLGYDAGERRRTVHLWDFIDVGAFNVGMDLLVDPLSISFVLLITGVGSLIHIYSVGYMAEDPDRRRFFAYLNLFVAAMLLLVLGNNFLILFLGWEGVGLASYLLIGFWQYKPTAATAAKKAFIVNRVGDMGLIIAIALIFATFGTIDYGPILGAGAEQAALASQLSTGTATAIGLLLLIGACGKSAQLPLQSWLLDAMEGPTPVSALIHAATMVTAGVYLIVRAGPIFEMSDTAQLVVTIVGAATLLFGAIIGCAKDDIKKALAGSTMSQIGYMHLAAGLGRAGYVFAIAHLIAHGFFKAGLFLGAGSVMHGMNDEVNMRRYGALRSVMVVTYATFGLGYLAIIGFPGLSGYFTKDAIIEAAFDKGGTSGMILGLCALLGAGITAYYMSRVMFMTFFGEKRWADDAHPHESPKVMTWPLILLAVGSVASGGFLILGGFAHFLEPVVGAPEHEHEFAFITGPGLATLALMVIGVAIAWRQYGARKVPLEAPEGSFVTVAARKDLYGDAFNESLLMRPGQWLTRLAVWFDGRGVDGAVNGTAAGIGGTSGRLRRIHTGYARSYALSMTFGAALVVAALLVVNVS
- the nuoK gene encoding NADH-quinone oxidoreductase subunit NuoK translates to MSPEHYLALSAILFTIGALGVLVRRNALVVFMCIELMLNATNLAFISFSRMHGNLDGQIIAFFVMVVAAAEVVVGLAIIMTVFRTRRSSSVDDVNLLKY
- a CDS encoding NADH-quinone oxidoreductase subunit J, which encodes MNASILAAEVADKQAGEPFFFWLLAVVSVSAALGMIFMRKAVHSALMLATVMLSLAALYAIQNAPFLAFVQVIVYTGAVLMLFLFVVMLVGVSSTDSLVETIRGQRFWAAVAAIGFVALVGAGIGNAALGGAEGLQQANAEGNVIGLARLLFSKYVFAFEATSALLITAALGAMVLAHRERTHPKPTQKDLSKRRFLSGDHPGPLPGPGTYARHNAVDMPALLPDGTPSELSVNPIIAARVDTTERHADLYGATPEEAVESTVRDVRAVTGEAEDADAESRVTRSGSPVEGGPGGAGGSGGGAGGNKGEGEAGS
- the nuoI gene encoding NADH-quinone oxidoreductase subunit NuoI encodes the protein MGLTDFLNPVKGFGVSFHQIFMKSETVQYPEVKKPTAPRFHGRHQLNRWPDGLEKCIGCELCAWACPADAIYVEGADNTAEERYSPGERYGRIYQINYLRCILCGLCIEACPTRALTMTNEYELADDSRESLIYTKDMLLAPLREGMEAPPHEMRLGDTEEDYYRLGLQPEEPAPTVPSEDGGRAGVDQAEEREKSRKRGEGK
- the nuoH gene encoding NADH-quinone oxidoreductase subunit NuoH, with the protein product MSALAVAPLTPVAADPTLEDFGSDPWWLIGGKVVAIFAFLVVTVLMTMWIERRIIGRMQLRVGPNRAGPFGLLQGLADGIKLALKEDIVPRQVDKVVFVLAPVMAAVPAFISFAIIPMGPTVSIFGHQTPLQVTDLPVAVLLVLAMASLGVYGFVLAGWSSMSPYSLLGGLRSSAQVISYEIAMGLSFVAVFMFAGSMSTSEIVAAQQDRWFVLLLLPSFVVYVITMMGESSRIPFDLPEGEGEIVGGFHTEYSSLKFAMFFLAEYINLATLSALATTLFLGGWRAPAPISTVWAGANSGWWPLLWFLAKVFLFIFFFIWLRGTLPRVRYDQLMKLGWKVLMPFSLGWILLVAAIRALRNEGYDMQQIVIVAAVVAAVVLVATVLWETFRGGEDEKEIVPRAAGEGRRTDPAAGGFPVPPMDAPHYHGVRAGASKTQTPPEEVTSGTN